A single window of Lutzomyia longipalpis isolate SR_M1_2022 chromosome 1, ASM2433408v1 DNA harbors:
- the LOC129788718 gene encoding soluble guanylate cyclase 88E, translated as MYGLLLENLAEYVKTVYGEDRWEEIRKAAGLDSPSFSVHQVYPETLLNKLAKKSLQILGVTEKEFMDQMGVYFVNFVSQYGYDRVLSVLGRHMRDFLNGLDNLHEYLKFSYPRMRAPSFICENETRQGLTLHYRSKRRGFVYYTMGLIREVARHFYHKEMHIELVREEILFDTVHVTFQLTFDNRAFTLASLAMTREEKHLPISASVLFEIFPFCIVFGSDMVVRSIGNSLMVILPDIVGKKITNLFDLVRPLIAFKFQTILNRTNNIFELVTVESLMDRPALLDEKDNLSNDEEMENEKNLRLKGQMIYMENWRMIMFLGTPVMPDLTSLINTGLYINDLSMHDFSRDLMLAGTQQSVELKLALDQEQQKSKKLEESMRKLDEEMRRTDELLYQMIPKQVADRLRRGESPIDTCEMFDCVSVLFSDVVTFTEICSRITPMEVVSMLNAMYSIFDTLTERNGVYKVETIGDAYMVVSGAPEKEPNHAEKVCDMALDMVDAIQDLKDPSTGSHLKIRVGVHSGAVVAGIVGLKMPRYCLFGDSVNTASRMESTSLAMKIHISESTKSFLGPNYKITERGELDVKGKGNMKTYWLEEREHRKPLTPNMQGHDLMMALSAPHSLVTTPRRPSTYDRRVSIPLSPQKEPKSPTGPTPEDRRVYSPITFVDVAKSIAGSPVRSILSGRARESRSNSTGHVFMRSPSDMFGSLISDTEDFFEDLQTHRAQTPPSPRSLYHQRLSASKIKPRRPTSSLSADDEQTSGQSTALSTPAIAEETAEKKNAVTKDMSVNTGKGATNLTQTKTLEQLDKMMEDFLDSDLPGLCPLSFAPPPNSRSDGNLCTTKSRSHHNRVPNSQSFSLHNKEHQCCSGFGHHQNGRHRIHSNACSII; from the exons ATGTATGGGTTGCTGTTGGAGAATTTAGCAGAGTATGTGAAGACCGTTTATGGGGAGGATCGATGGGAGGAGATAAGGAAGGCAGCTGGTTTGGACTCACCCTCCTTCTCTGTCCACCAAGTCTACCCGGAAACGCTTCTCAATAAATTGGCCAAGAAGTCTCTGCAG aTTTTGGGTGTTACGGAGAAGGAGTTTATGGACCAAATGGGGGTGTACTTTGTGAATTTCGTCAGCCAGTATGGATATGATAGAGTTTTGAGTGTACTCGGGAGGCACATGAGGGATTTTCTCAATGGCTTAGATAATCTCCATGAATACCTCAAATTCTCCTACCCACGGATGCGAGCACCGTCATTTATCTGTGAGAATGAGACGCGTCAGGGACTCACATTGCACTACCGCTCCAAGAGACGAGGATTCGTCTACTACACCATGGGGCTCATACGAGAAGTGGCTCGACATTTCTACCACAAAGAGATGCACATCGAACTTGTACGGGAGGAGATCCTCTTTGATACGGTCCATGTCACATTTCAGCTCACATTCGACAATCGAGCCTTCACACTCGCCTCCCTGGCCATGACGAGGGAGGAGAAGCATCTGCCCATAAGTGCTTCAGTTCTCTTCGAAATATTCCCATTCTGCATTGTATTCGG GTCCGACATGGTGGTGCGAAGCATCGGAAATTCCCTCATGGTGATACTACCTGATatagttggaaaaaaaatcacaaatttattCGATTTAGTACGTCCCCttattgcatttaaatttcaaacg ATCTTAAATCGCACCAACAACATCTTTGAATTGGTCACTGTGGAATCCTTAATGGATAGACCTGCCCTCCTTGACGAGAAGGACAACCTCAGCAATGACGAGGAAATGGAGAATGAGAAGAACTTGCGTCTCAAGGGACAAATGATTTACATGGAAAATTGGAGAATGATAATGTTTCTCGGAACACCTGTAATGCCCGATTTAACGTCTCTCATCAACACTGGACTCTACATCAATGATCTCAGTATGCATGACTTCAGCAG gGATCTAATGCTGGCTGGTACCCAGCAGTCTGTTGAGTTGAAATTGGCCTTGGATCAGGAGCAGCAGAAATCGAAAAAGCTCGAGGAATCCATGCGAAAGTTAGATGAGGAGATGAGGCGAACTGATGAGCTCCTGTATCAGATGATACCGAAGCAAGTGGCAGATAGATTGCGTCGGGGTGAGAGTCCCATTGACACGTGTGAA ATGTTCGACTGTGTCTCCGTCCTCTTCTCCGATGTCGTCACATTCACAGAGATCTGCAGCCGTATAACACCCATGGAGGTCGTCTCGATGCTCAATGCCATGTACTCCATCTTCGATACACTCACAGAGCGGAACGGCGTTTACAAGGTGGAGACCATTGGGGATGCTTACATGGTTGTTTCAGGTGCACCCGAGAAGGAGCCAAATCATGCGGAAAAAGTCTGTGACATGGCACTAGATATGGTGGATGCAATTCAGGATCTCAAGGACCCCTCGACAG GGTCTCATCTAAAGATTCGCGTTGGTGTTCATTCAGGAGCTGTTGTGGCAGGAATTGTGGGACTTAAGATGCCACGATACTGCCTCTTTGGTGATTCAGTGAATACCGCCTCCCGCATGGAATCCACAAGTTTAGCCATGAAAATTCACATATCGGAATCAACAAAGTCCTTCCTTGGACCAAATTACAAAATCACAGAGCGTGGAGAGCTCGATGTTAAGGGGAAAg GAAATATGAAAACATACTGGTTGGAGGAACGAGAACACAGGAAACCACTGACGCCAAATATGCAGGGACACGACCTTATGATGGCACTCTCAGCACCACATTCCCTCGTCACAACCCCACGGCGTCCATCGACGTACGACCGCCGAGTAAGCATTCCGCTGTCGCCACAAAAAGAACCTAAATCACCTACGGGCCCAACGCCAGAAGACAGAAGGGTGTACTCCCCAATAACATTCGTTGATGTGGCCAAAAGTATTGCTGGATCGCCTGTACGGAGTATCCTCAGTGGCAGAGCAAGAG AATCACGCTCAAATTCAACGGGCCATGTATTTATGCGTAGTCCTAGCGACATGTTCGGTTCCCTAATCAGCGATACCGAAGACTTCTTTGAAGACCTACAAACCCACCGAGCACAGACTCCTCCATCGCCCCGGAGTCTCTACCACCAGCGTCTGTCGGCGTCAAAGATTAAGCCACGACGTCCAACGTCGAGTCTTTCAGCCGATGATGAGCAAACCAGTGGGCAGAGCACTGCACTCTCAACACCTGCCATTGCAGAAGAGACGGCGGAAAAGAAGAATGCAgt GACAAAGGACATGTCAGTGAACACAGGCAAGGGTGCAACAAATCTCACACAGACAAAAACACTCGAACAATTAGATAAGATGATGGAGGATTTCCTGGATTCGGATCTACCGGGGCTATGTCCATTGAGCTTTGCGCCACCCCCAAATTCACGGTCAGATGGGAATTTGTGTACAACAAAATCCCGCTCACACCACAATCGTGTACCCAACAGTCAGAGCTTCAGTTTGCACAACAAGGAGCATCAGTGTTGCTCTGGATTTGGTCATCATCAGAATGGTCGGCATCGGATACATTCCAATGCCTGCAGTATTATTTAA